Within Gammaproteobacteria bacterium, the genomic segment CCACCGGCCAGCCCCAGGCCTACTGCGTCGTACCCGGCCCCGGCTTTCTCAATACCACCGCTGCCCTGTCCACCGCCTATGCAGTGAATGCCCCGGTACTGGCACTGATCGGTCAACTCCCCACGGGTGCCATCGACCGCGAGTACGGACTGCTGCATGAAATACCCAACCAGGACGGCATCCTCGGCAGCCTGACCAAACATGCGACCCGCATTCTCGACCCCGACAAAGCCCGAAGCCAATTACATGAAGCGTTAACCGCGCTGATCAATGGCCGTCCCCGCCCCGTCGGCATCGAATGCCCAATGAATATCTGGGGCAGTGAAGTTGGGTCAGACAGCACGCTACCGCCACTTGAAATAACACCGTGCGCTCCCGATACCGAGGCTATCGAATCGGCCGCGGCATTACTGGAACTAAGTGAACACCCACTGATCATCGTCGGCGGTGGTGCACAGCACGCCAGCGCTGAGGTGACCAAACTCGCGGAGCGCCTGCAGGCGCCGGTATCGGCCTTCCGCACGGGCCATGGTGTGCTGGACGCTCGCCACTACTTAAGTGTGACCTCGCCACTCGCTAACGAACTGTGGAAAGACTGTGACGTGGTGTTAGCTGTTGGCACACGGCTGCAGATGCAGCAGATGGCCTGGGGCACGGATGAAAACCTCAAAATTATCCACATCGATATTGACTCAAACGCGGTCGGCCGCCATACAGAACCTGAGATCGGCATCATAGCCGACACAAAACTCGCTTGCCGGGCATTGCTCGATGCGCTGCCGACCGACGACTCGCCCCGCAACAACCGTGAAGAAGAAATGATTGCGAGAAAGGCAGCCATGGCTAAAGTGTTGTCGCCACTCGAGCCGCAGCTGTCATTCATCCGCGCCATCCGGAACGCACTGCCCGAAGACGGCATATTTATTGATGAACTCACGCAAGTCGGCTATGTCAGCCGGTTTGCATTTCCGGTCTATCAGCCCCGGACCTATCTCGCCAGTGGTTACCAGGGCACCCTGGGCTGGGGCTATGCCAGCGCACTCGGTGCCAAAGTGGCCTGCCCTAACCAGGCGGTGGTCGCCATCGCCGGCGACGGCGGATTCATGTTCAACGCACAGGAAATGGCAACCGCAGTCCGGCATAACATTGCCGTCGTGGTGATCGTGTTCAGCGACAACGCCTACGGCAATGTGGCCCGAATCCAGCAGGAAAAATATGCAGGGCGCCAGATCGCGAGTGACCTCCAGAACCCCTCGTTCACTGATTTTGCGAAATCGTTTGGCGTGATGGCGTTAAAGGCCGAAGGACCTGATGCACTGGAAAAAAGCCTGAACCAAGCGCTAGATGCCAATGCGCCGGCCCTGATCGAAGTCCCGGTCGGAGAAATGCCCTCGCCCTGGGACTTCGTGCTGCTGCCGAAAGTACGCGGCACTTAAACTTTCAGTCGTTGGTTTTCCGGGTCCCACGCGGCTTCGGCAAGAACCGCTGCCTTGCGGCGTTTGCCGAGAATCTCAATCTCAAATGACGTACCGGCAGCATCGTAGCCTGTATTGACATAAGCAAAGGCGAGGCTCTGACCGACGCAGTGACCATAAGCCCCGCTGGTGGTGATGCCGATCACCTGATCTCCATCATAAACGGGCTCATTGCCCATAGCGTCGGCGTCTTCAGCATCAACCCGGCAATAAACCAAACGGATGTCGACCCCATCGCGCTGTTTCTGTTCAACAACCTCCGCGCCGATATAACCCCCGCCTTGTCGGGCGAACCGCAGCATGTCGGCTTCAACCAGTGAAATCTCAGTCGTGAGTTCAGCGCCCCAGGCCTTGTACGCCTTTTCCATGCGCAAGGCATTCAGTGCATAGGTCCCGAAGGGGCGAATGCCGTGGTCTTGGCCAGCATCGAGCAACGCATCGTAGAGTGTTTTGATCTCACTCATGGGATGATGGAGTTCCCATCCAAGCTCCCCAACGTAGGACACGCGCAACGCCCGCACCGGCACACCGGCGACAGTAATCTCCCGGGCTGTCATCCAGGTAAAGCCGTCTTCATTGTCCAATCCGGCATCGGTCAGCGAGGCTAATACATCGCGCGATTGCGGACCGGTCAGCACCAGAACACCATACTCATCGGTCACGTTGGTGACTGAAACCGCTTCGCCCGAGTTAATGTGCTGCACCAGCCAGTCAAGGTCATGAATTTCGGCCGTCGCCGCAGAGAGCAGGTAGTAGTGGTCGTCCGACAACCGGGTGACCGTTGCTTCAGACTCGATGCCACCAAGTGCTGTCAGCATCTGGGTCAAAACAACGGCACCATCTCGACCAGGGACCCGGTTGGCACAGACGCGCTGCAACAGTGCCCTGGCATCGCTGCCCTGAACTTCGTATTTGGAGAAACTCGAAAGATCCAGCAGGCCCACCTGCTCACGCACCGCCCGGCATTCTTGCGCAACCGTGTCAAACCAATTACTGCGTCGAAAGCCATACACTTCAGACACGCCCGCTGGCGCAAACCACTTGGCGCGCTCCCACCCGAACGTATCGGCGTAGACGGCGCCCAGTTCCTTGAGCCTGTCGTAAAGCGGCGTCACACGGGTCGGCCTGCCGGCATCACGAAACTCTCCGGGCAGTGCCGGCTGGTACATCTCCTGGTACTCATCGATTGACTTGGCCACCGCGTAGTCACCACAGGCC encodes:
- a CDS encoding thiamine pyrophosphate-dependent enzyme encodes the protein MTTTADLIVQGLKDLGLSHLFCLPGVQNDDFFDALYPHRETVRPIQVRHEQAAGYMALGAALATGQPQAYCVVPGPGFLNTTAALSTAYAVNAPVLALIGQLPTGAIDREYGLLHEIPNQDGILGSLTKHATRILDPDKARSQLHEALTALINGRPRPVGIECPMNIWGSEVGSDSTLPPLEITPCAPDTEAIESAAALLELSEHPLIIVGGGAQHASAEVTKLAERLQAPVSAFRTGHGVLDARHYLSVTSPLANELWKDCDVVLAVGTRLQMQQMAWGTDENLKIIHIDIDSNAVGRHTEPEIGIIADTKLACRALLDALPTDDSPRNNREEEMIARKAAMAKVLSPLEPQLSFIRAIRNALPEDGIFIDELTQVGYVSRFAFPVYQPRTYLASGYQGTLGWGYASALGAKVACPNQAVVAIAGDGGFMFNAQEMATAVRHNIAVVVIVFSDNAYGNVARIQQEKYAGRQIASDLQNPSFTDFAKSFGVMALKAEGPDALEKSLNQALDANAPALIEVPVGEMPSPWDFVLLPKVRGT
- a CDS encoding FAD-dependent oxidoreductase → MKEHARVVVIGGGALGAGLLYYLTKEGWTDVVLVEKGELTSGSTWHAAGLIPHFIGGLSMAKLHHAGSELYKQLEAETGQATGWHGCGAIRLGLTDDEVDWFRYVKGTLDYLNIESHLLSPSEILEVHPLLVVDDVKMGIYTPTDGHTDPASATNSMAIGARMGGAEIYRHTQVLDTRLKDTGEWAVVTDKGTITCEHVVNAAGSFARQVGEWVGLDLPIVNMKHHYLVTENLPEVAALDKEPPVIRDPKASCYYRQEQDGILIGPYEKSGAEAWGLDGIDWGFDMELLNPELERLETSLELAAERIPCWSEAGIKRVVHGPITHTPDGGFLLGPAEALSNYWLCCGASIGITQGPGCGKYLAQWMVHGQTEINVRDMDPRRYGKWACGDYAVAKSIDEYQEMYQPALPGEFRDAGRPTRVTPLYDRLKELGAVYADTFGWERAKWFAPAGVSEVYGFRRSNWFDTVAQECRAVREQVGLLDLSSFSKYEVQGSDARALLQRVCANRVPGRDGAVVLTQMLTALGGIESEATVTRLSDDHYYLLSAATAEIHDLDWLVQHINSGEAVSVTNVTDEYGVLVLTGPQSRDVLASLTDAGLDNEDGFTWMTAREITVAGVPVRALRVSYVGELGWELHHPMSEIKTLYDALLDAGQDHGIRPFGTYALNALRMEKAYKAWGAELTTEISLVEADMLRFARQGGGYIGAEVVEQKQRDGVDIRLVYCRVDAEDADAMGNEPVYDGDQVIGITTSGAYGHCVGQSLAFAYVNTGYDAAGTSFEIEILGKRRKAAVLAEAAWDPENQRLKV